From the Nodularia sp. NIES-3585 genome, one window contains:
- a CDS encoding CPP1-like family protein, producing the protein MSDQNPYEKLGVSEDASFDEIQDARNRQLEQYNGDAKSLELIEVAYDAILMDRLRMRQEGKIKVPERIRFPELRVQLPSKESPTPREQSPAWLQRILDQPAPRDILLPGAWYLGLSAISVFTQSAGNQILQLALVVGVGVSIYFLKRKENKFGRAVLLTLLGLIVGLVAGGLLASWLLPQINLGQLTPEQFSTVLTFILLWLISSFLR; encoded by the coding sequence ATGAGCGATCAAAATCCCTACGAGAAACTTGGGGTATCAGAAGATGCTAGCTTCGATGAAATTCAGGATGCTCGTAATCGCCAATTGGAGCAATACAATGGCGATGCCAAGAGTCTAGAGCTGATTGAAGTAGCTTACGATGCGATTTTAATGGATCGCCTACGGATGCGCCAGGAAGGTAAAATTAAAGTCCCTGAACGGATCAGGTTCCCAGAACTACGAGTCCAATTGCCTTCAAAAGAAAGTCCCACCCCTCGCGAGCAGTCGCCAGCATGGCTGCAACGAATACTAGACCAACCCGCGCCTAGAGATATACTCTTACCTGGAGCTTGGTATTTGGGTTTAAGTGCTATTAGTGTATTTACCCAGTCCGCAGGCAATCAAATTTTACAGTTGGCTTTGGTTGTAGGTGTAGGCGTTAGTATTTACTTCCTTAAACGCAAGGAAAACAAGTTTGGTAGAGCAGTTTTATTGACGCTGCTTGGTTTAATTGTCGGTTTAGTTGCCGGGGGGCTACTTGCTAGCTGGCTCTTACCGCAAATAAACTTGGGACAGCTAACCCCTGAGCAGTTCTCTACAGTGTTAACATTTATATTGTTGTGGCTCATTAGCAGTTTTCTGCGTTAA
- a CDS encoding HAD family hydrolase — MLRLITDFDGPIMDVSERYYRVYQFCLETIRYPEQSVQQLDKAEFWRFKRSRVPEREIALNSGLDATQAQAFAQLRRNTVHTDTYFQHDSLIPGAVEALLKIQQAGIDLAVMTMRRVRELDYAVKKYDLGKFFPENRCYCLNNDYVKTSDVEDKPLLMERALAELPPAADTWMVGDTEADIAAAKKYGIKVMAVESGIRDRTQLEIYHPDLIVQDLSTAVKLILES; from the coding sequence ATGCTAAGACTAATTACTGACTTCGACGGTCCGATTATGGATGTCTCTGAACGGTATTACCGTGTTTATCAATTTTGTTTGGAGACAATCCGCTATCCAGAACAATCTGTACAACAACTTGATAAAGCGGAATTTTGGCGATTCAAGCGATCGCGCGTCCCTGAAAGAGAAATTGCCTTAAACTCTGGTTTGGATGCCACACAAGCACAAGCATTTGCCCAATTGCGGCGAAACACCGTACACACAGACACTTATTTTCAGCATGACAGCCTGATCCCAGGTGCTGTAGAGGCACTGTTAAAAATTCAACAGGCTGGAATTGATTTGGCTGTGATGACAATGCGTCGGGTACGAGAACTAGATTATGCTGTAAAAAAATACGACTTAGGCAAATTTTTTCCAGAAAATCGCTGTTATTGCCTAAACAACGACTATGTTAAAACTAGTGATGTTGAAGATAAGCCCTTGTTAATGGAACGGGCATTAGCAGAACTTCCCCCCGCCGCCGATACTTGGATGGTTGGAGATACAGAAGCAGATATTGCGGCGGCGAAAAAATACGGTATTAAGGTGATGGCTGTGGAGTCTGGGATTCGCGATCGCACTCAATTAGAAATTTACCACCCCGACTTGATTGTTCAGGATTTGAGTACAGCTGTCAAACTTATCCTCGAATCTTAG
- the hppD gene encoding 4-hydroxyphenylpyruvate dioxygenase, translating to MKIDHVHFYVEDAKVWRDWFVHHLGFTRVDSSISSVHTCTEVVSNGIVRFLLSSALLPTSPVAAFLREHPPGVADVAFAVEDVEEAIARAQIHGATVIQPIESKQFGDISRKCGKIAAWGGLTHTLIESSGVTTDHAPQTTDHTFNAIDHIVLNVAVGELESAVAWYEKILDFQPQQSFKIKTDRSGLYSQVMVSRNGSVQIPINEPASPNSQIQEFLDVNRGPGIQHIALGTPNLISAIAQFRDTGLSLLSVPQTYYTQIKQRPGFPLSMLELEAIAQQEILVDWKENAQDAVLLQIFTQPIFGQPTFFFEFIERRYQAKGFGEGNFRALFEAIEIEQIKRGTLH from the coding sequence ATGAAAATCGATCATGTTCATTTCTATGTTGAAGATGCCAAAGTTTGGCGAGATTGGTTTGTACACCACCTGGGGTTTACAAGAGTAGATAGTAGCATCAGTTCGGTTCACACTTGTACGGAAGTGGTGAGCAATGGTATCGTGCGCTTTTTGCTGTCTTCAGCTTTATTGCCCACGAGTCCGGTGGCGGCGTTTCTGCGGGAACATCCCCCTGGGGTAGCAGATGTCGCTTTTGCTGTGGAAGATGTGGAAGAAGCGATCGCACGCGCTCAAATTCACGGTGCTACAGTCATCCAACCCATCGAGTCAAAGCAGTTTGGTGATATCTCTCGCAAGTGTGGCAAAATTGCCGCTTGGGGTGGGTTGACTCATACGTTGATTGAAAGTTCAGGAGTGACAACTGATCATGCCCCACAGACAACAGATCATACTTTTAATGCTATAGATCACATAGTGCTAAATGTGGCAGTGGGTGAATTAGAGTCGGCCGTTGCTTGGTACGAAAAAATTCTCGATTTTCAACCCCAGCAAAGTTTTAAAATTAAAACCGACCGTTCTGGCTTATATAGTCAAGTCATGGTTTCCCGTAACGGTAGCGTACAAATACCGATTAATGAGCCAGCTTCTCCGAATTCCCAAATTCAAGAGTTTCTGGATGTGAATCGGGGGCCAGGAATTCAACACATCGCCTTAGGAACTCCTAATTTAATTAGTGCGATCGCGCAATTTCGCGATACTGGTCTATCTTTACTCTCGGTTCCCCAAACCTACTACACACAGATTAAACAGCGTCCTGGATTCCCGCTATCAATGCTAGAACTGGAAGCGATCGCCCAGCAAGAAATTTTGGTGGACTGGAAAGAAAATGCTCAAGATGCAGTCTTACTACAAATTTTTACTCAGCCCATTTTTGGACAACCGACTTTTTTCTTTGAGTTTATTGAGCGTCGTTATCAAGCTAAAGGTTTTGGGGAAGGTAATTTTCGCGCTTTATTTGAGGCCATTGAAATTGAGCAAATTAAACGCGGCACTTTGCATTGA
- a CDS encoding NYN domain-containing protein, translating to MFEPVKNSFSPPAIAILLLDAENLQLNAEMEKFLTTVSTYPLQVKIAFANWSKMGKRDAELHQRGYELIHVPVGKNNADGKMIALGSSVHERYANAKEVIVCSSDKVMTNLCNHLQQNGLMVYQAITKGEVLIVLDSSTGKEVRQFPESTPEIPTIEVILQQIKQLIKAEQQQNKIYWVKLSALSKIFKDKYNFTIREVVSQHLPGKRARDIFINYPGDFAVHQVDTTSELYITLFEVNQSLAINSTEDASLSSAMKSPLLSSINSAADLEEALKDIFKELTIKSSASYIDISLLGGGFNQRYGKPITEQIKFLKLNGNFMKFLQSCKCFNLKQTGKAWQVTLR from the coding sequence ATGTTTGAGCCTGTTAAAAACTCTTTTTCTCCTCCAGCGATCGCTATTTTACTGCTAGATGCAGAAAACTTACAACTCAACGCTGAAATGGAGAAGTTTTTAACAACAGTTTCTACTTATCCTCTGCAAGTCAAGATTGCTTTTGCTAATTGGTCTAAGATGGGTAAACGAGACGCAGAATTACATCAGCGTGGATACGAATTAATTCACGTTCCTGTCGGTAAAAATAATGCTGATGGTAAAATGATTGCTCTGGGTTCGTCAGTTCACGAACGTTACGCCAATGCTAAAGAAGTTATAGTTTGTTCATCAGATAAAGTGATGACTAATCTGTGCAACCATCTTCAGCAAAATGGATTAATGGTCTATCAAGCTATCACAAAAGGAGAGGTTTTGATAGTATTGGATAGCTCTACAGGGAAAGAAGTCAGACAATTTCCCGAATCTACTCCTGAAATTCCGACAATTGAAGTTATTCTCCAGCAAATTAAACAGTTAATCAAAGCAGAGCAACAACAGAATAAAATTTATTGGGTGAAACTTTCCGCCCTTTCTAAAATTTTTAAAGATAAATATAATTTTACTATCCGTGAAGTAGTTTCTCAGCATTTACCAGGTAAAAGAGCTAGAGATATTTTTATTAACTATCCAGGTGATTTTGCGGTTCACCAAGTTGATACAACTTCTGAATTATACATAACTCTATTTGAAGTTAATCAATCACTAGCAATAAATAGCACAGAAGATGCTTCATTAAGTAGTGCTATGAAATCTCCCTTATTGTCTAGTATTAATTCCGCAGCAGATTTGGAAGAAGCACTCAAGGATATTTTCAAGGAGTTAACGATAAAATCTTCTGCGAGCTACATTGATATTAGCCTATTGGGTGGGGGATTTAATCAGCGCTATGGTAAACCGATAACTGAGCAAATCAAATTCTTAAAATTGAATGGTAATTTTATGAAATTTTTACAGTCGTGTAAATGTTTTAATCTGAAGCAAACAGGAAAAGCATGGCAAGTTACTTTACGTTAA
- a CDS encoding phosphate ABC transporter ATP-binding protein: protein MNKLSSAIKVKNLSFYYNTQKILEGVSMDIYQSKVTTIIGPSGCGKSSFLKCLNRMIELEPKVRVEGRVEFFNQNIYERRVNLNRLRRQVSMVLPKPNLFPMSVYDNVAYGVKIVGWHPKAELDAIVESAIKDADLWDEVKNKLHKSALDLSGGQQQRLCIARALAVKPQIILMDEPCFALDPSASMKVESLIQSLRLRSELTMVIISHNLAQVTRLSDFTAFFHSNENKIGEMIEFGTTKKIFTNPVDSRTRDYIFAHLS, encoded by the coding sequence ATGAATAAACTAAGTTCAGCCATCAAAGTTAAAAATCTCAGCTTTTATTACAATACCCAAAAAATACTTGAAGGAGTATCAATGGATATTTATCAGAGCAAAGTAACTACAATTATTGGACCGAGTGGTTGTGGAAAGTCTAGTTTTCTTAAATGCCTCAACCGGATGATTGAATTAGAACCAAAAGTACGGGTTGAGGGGAGGGTAGAATTTTTTAACCAAAATATTTATGAGCGTCGCGTCAACTTAAATCGGCTACGTCGCCAAGTGAGTATGGTACTCCCAAAGCCGAATCTTTTTCCTATGAGCGTTTACGATAATGTGGCTTATGGTGTGAAAATAGTTGGGTGGCATCCGAAAGCAGAATTAGACGCGATTGTAGAATCTGCCATTAAAGATGCTGATCTTTGGGATGAAGTGAAAAATAAATTGCACAAATCGGCTTTAGACCTTTCTGGCGGTCAACAACAGCGATTATGCATTGCTCGTGCTTTAGCAGTCAAGCCACAAATTATCCTCATGGATGAACCTTGTTTTGCTCTTGATCCTAGTGCTAGCATGAAAGTTGAAAGTTTAATCCAAAGTTTGCGTTTGCGTTCAGAATTGACAATGGTAATTATTAGTCATAACTTGGCTCAAGTTACTCGCTTATCGGATTTCACAGCTTTCTTTCATAGTAATGAAAATAAGATTGGTGAAATGATTGAATTTGGTACTACAAAAAAAATCTTTACTAACCCGGTTGATTCTCGTACCCGTGACTACATTTTTGCCCATCTTAGTTGA
- a CDS encoding PEP-CTERM sorting domain-containing protein: MSNNQLIKKATLTASVVGIIGLSSFVSVEASHAAIFQVPVPVNGFNLSGDAEIKQANDPTFGGFFTTDYIQFHTQGTAISVNSPFINPSQVKSVFAHFDYAFTGTETEGLQFSLWNATNNTTAFSQFLAISTGESVSIDLTNFYTTPGFYQFAYNFSEVGAKAGFNNLVLKIEAVSVPEPTTTLALLALGIGAATLKRKGKISLGVLSKSAS, translated from the coding sequence ATGTCTAATAATCAATTAATCAAAAAAGCAACTTTAACAGCAAGTGTTGTAGGTATAATTGGTTTATCCAGCTTTGTGAGTGTTGAAGCATCCCACGCCGCAATTTTTCAGGTACCTGTGCCTGTAAACGGCTTTAACCTTAGCGGTGACGCGGAAATTAAGCAGGCTAATGATCCAACCTTTGGTGGTTTCTTTACAACAGATTACATTCAGTTTCATACACAAGGAACAGCTATTTCGGTAAATTCTCCTTTCATCAACCCTAGTCAGGTCAAGTCTGTGTTCGCACACTTCGATTATGCATTCACAGGTACTGAAACTGAGGGACTTCAATTCAGCCTCTGGAATGCAACCAATAATACAACTGCCTTTTCTCAGTTTTTAGCCATATCTACAGGAGAGTCAGTATCCATAGACCTGACTAACTTTTATACCACCCCAGGCTTTTATCAGTTTGCCTATAACTTTTCAGAAGTGGGTGCTAAAGCAGGCTTTAATAATTTGGTTCTCAAGATAGAGGCAGTATCAGTACCAGAACCTACTACCACACTTGCCTTACTAGCTTTAGGAATTGGCGCAGCAACTCTGAAGCGTAAAGGGAAAATTAGCCTTGGTGTACTATCAAAATCAGCTTCATAA
- the pstB gene encoding phosphate ABC transporter ATP-binding protein PstB codes for MNKLIPAIQVKNLSFYYSKTKAVDNVSIDIYQNQITALIGPSGCGKSTFIKSLNRIGELEGSVKVEGRVEFLGQNIYDPRINLNRLRRQIGMVFQKPNPFPMSIYENVAYGVRIAGRCSQIELDAVVESALKGAALWNEVKDKLDKSALGLSGGQQQRLCIARALAVKPKVLLMDEPCSALDPIATMKIEELIQSLRSELTIAIVTHNMQQATRVSDFTAFFSTDESRIGQMVEFGVTNQIFNNPLDSRTHDYVLGRFG; via the coding sequence ATGAACAAATTAATTCCCGCTATTCAAGTCAAAAATCTCAGCTTTTACTACAGCAAAACTAAAGCAGTTGATAATGTTTCCATAGATATTTATCAGAATCAAATAACTGCACTTATAGGCCCTAGTGGTTGTGGTAAATCAACCTTCATCAAGAGTTTAAATAGAATTGGCGAATTAGAAGGTTCGGTGAAAGTAGAAGGACGTGTAGAATTTTTGGGTCAAAATATTTATGACCCCCGCATCAACTTAAATCGATTACGCCGCCAAATTGGTATGGTGTTCCAAAAACCAAATCCTTTCCCCATGAGCATTTACGAAAATGTGGCTTATGGGGTCAGAATAGCTGGCAGATGTTCACAGATAGAATTAGATGCCGTGGTAGAATCTGCCCTGAAAGGTGCTGCACTTTGGAATGAAGTCAAAGATAAGTTAGATAAATCCGCTTTAGGTCTTTCTGGTGGACAACAACAGCGACTCTGCATTGCTCGTGCTTTAGCCGTCAAACCAAAAGTTCTTCTAATGGATGAACCTTGTTCCGCTCTTGACCCTATCGCTACTATGAAAATTGAGGAACTAATCCAGAGTTTGCGCTCTGAATTGACAATTGCCATTGTGACTCACAACATGCAACAAGCAACTCGTGTTTCAGATTTCACAGCTTTTTTCAGCACCGATGAAAGTCGTATTGGTCAAATGGTTGAATTTGGTGTCACAAATCAAATATTTAACAACCCCTTAGATTCCCGCACCCATGACTATGTTTTGGGACGTTTTGGTTAA
- the pstA gene encoding phosphate ABC transporter permease PstA, which yields MSGYQKSGIEPSFANELFTPLPKSRQFFTYLMNAIALGFTVIALIPLLSILWEIISRGISGLKLEMFVNPVIDFGFGNAILGTVVIVSIAALLSVPVGILTGIFLAEFGRINPAANFVRFITNILTGVPSIVVGVFAYSINVFVTKTFSAIAAGFALATIMLPVIVLTTEEALKLVPTDQRLASAALGGNRLQTTFRIVITAALPAITTGILLAVARASGETAPLIFTALFSLDWSEGLLSPTASLPVLIYNLYNDPDPQKHQLVWTTSIVLLSLILFVSIISRLITSKRKIK from the coding sequence ATGAGTGGTTATCAGAAGTCGGGAATAGAGCCATCTTTTGCTAATGAATTATTTACGCCTTTACCAAAATCAAGGCAGTTCTTTACTTATTTAATGAATGCGATCGCCTTGGGATTCACAGTTATAGCTTTAATTCCTTTATTATCCATTTTGTGGGAAATTATCTCACGGGGAATATCTGGACTCAAGCTAGAAATGTTTGTCAATCCTGTGATTGATTTTGGCTTTGGCAATGCCATTCTAGGAACGGTAGTCATCGTCAGCATTGCGGCACTATTAAGTGTTCCAGTAGGCATATTAACGGGAATATTTTTAGCCGAATTTGGTCGGATTAACCCCGCAGCTAATTTTGTGCGCTTTATCACTAATATTCTCACTGGTGTGCCTTCTATTGTTGTGGGTGTATTTGCTTACAGTATAAATGTTTTCGTCACTAAAACATTTAGTGCGATCGCGGCTGGTTTTGCTCTAGCCACAATTATGCTACCCGTAATTGTCCTGACCACCGAAGAAGCTTTAAAATTAGTTCCTACAGACCAACGCCTAGCCTCCGCAGCTTTAGGAGGTAATCGTTTACAAACCACTTTTCGCATCGTAATTACTGCTGCATTACCTGCAATTACCACAGGTATTCTTTTAGCCGTCGCTCGTGCATCTGGTGAAACAGCACCCCTAATTTTTACGGCTTTGTTTAGCCTCGATTGGTCAGAAGGATTACTCAGCCCAACAGCTTCCTTACCAGTATTAATTTACAACCTCTACAACGACCCAGACCCGCAAAAACATCAATTAGTCTGGACTACTTCTATAGTCTTACTTAGCTTGATTTTATTTGTCAGTATTATTTCTCGCTTAATTACTAGTAAAAGAAAGATTAAGTAA
- the pstC gene encoding phosphate ABC transporter permease subunit PstC has protein sequence MKNSSNSPYNNSLNLNDENVELIGNNGIKGWFDQGFTWLVYTFTAITVAMLFVMSWTIFQEARPAIAKFGIKFLWGQDWDVGNEIFGALPYIYGTLVSSAIAILFAFPVGLAVALVTSENFLPRSIQTTLAFVVQLIAAIPSVIIGLWGIFVFIPVLEPLQRLIAKYFSWIPLFNTTEPFGTNMLTAGIILAIMILPTIAAISRDVLLAIPKELRSSSMALGSTRWETIFRVLLPAGFSGIVSAAMLALGRALGETMAVTMVIGNSSQISASLLDPGYTIPSVIANEFAEADRGLHIGALTYLGLVLFGVTLFVNIGAILLVEWVGKKNR, from the coding sequence ATGAAAAATTCATCTAATTCACCCTACAATAATTCATTAAATCTAAATGATGAAAATGTTGAATTAATAGGTAATAATGGCATAAAAGGCTGGTTTGACCAAGGATTTACATGGCTAGTCTATACTTTTACCGCCATTACTGTAGCGATGCTATTTGTGATGAGTTGGACTATTTTTCAAGAAGCTCGACCGGCTATTGCTAAGTTTGGTATAAAGTTTTTATGGGGGCAAGATTGGGATGTAGGTAATGAGATTTTCGGTGCTTTACCTTATATCTATGGAACTCTGGTAAGTAGCGCGATCGCCATTTTATTTGCTTTTCCTGTAGGTTTAGCAGTGGCATTAGTTACAAGTGAAAATTTTTTACCCCGCTCTATACAAACAACTCTGGCATTTGTGGTGCAATTAATTGCCGCAATTCCTAGTGTAATTATTGGTTTATGGGGAATTTTTGTTTTTATTCCAGTCTTAGAACCCCTGCAACGATTGATAGCCAAATATTTTAGTTGGATACCACTATTTAATACAACAGAACCTTTTGGGACGAATATGTTAACAGCGGGAATCATCCTCGCAATTATGATTCTGCCAACAATAGCAGCAATTAGTCGTGATGTGTTATTGGCAATTCCTAAAGAATTACGTAGTTCGTCTATGGCTTTGGGTAGTACTCGTTGGGAAACAATTTTTAGAGTCTTGCTACCTGCTGGATTTTCGGGAATTGTGAGCGCAGCAATGTTGGCTTTAGGAAGAGCTTTAGGCGAAACAATGGCTGTCACTATGGTGATTGGCAATTCTTCTCAAATCAGTGCTTCTTTATTAGATCCGGGTTATACAATACCGTCTGTTATAGCCAATGAATTTGCCGAAGCTGACCGAGGATTGCACATTGGGGCTTTAACTTATTTGGGGTTAGTTTTGTTTGGAGTGACTCTGTTTGTGAATATTGGTGCTATTCTCCTGGTAGAGTGGGTGGGGAAAAAAAATCGCTAA
- the pstS gene encoding phosphate ABC transporter substrate-binding protein PstS, producing the protein MSFSTTILQRALTTSMLTTAVALGSICAAPAQAQAQTLNGAGATFPAPLYERYAREVRKKFPDMRINYQAIGSGGGIRQTIAGTVDFGGSDAAMTDSDIAKVKNGVILVPTAGGAVSVVYNLPGVNNLRLSRNTLPAIFSGQITNWNDPKIKADNPNVNLPNQPIRFAVRADGSGTTFIFTNHLSAISSYFKGRVGTGTAPKWNLPNVLSGKGNPGVAALVARTPGAIGYVEYSYATQNKLKSALLQNKAGQFVAPSLQSANAALSSVTFPDNYRVFAGDPAQGYPIVGLTWMMVYKQYPNAAKADAVKKWINWVLTDGQKLNDDMNYTSIPPAVTNRVLQTVNSTVK; encoded by the coding sequence ATGAGTTTTTCCACCACCATTTTGCAGCGAGCATTGACAACTTCAATGCTAACAACTGCTGTTGCGCTTGGTTCTATTTGTGCAGCACCTGCTCAAGCTCAAGCCCAAACTCTCAACGGTGCAGGAGCCACTTTTCCAGCGCCTTTGTATGAAAGATACGCTCGTGAAGTGAGAAAGAAATTTCCAGATATGAGAATTAACTACCAAGCAATTGGTAGTGGTGGTGGTATTCGGCAAACGATTGCTGGAACAGTTGATTTTGGTGGTAGTGATGCTGCTATGACAGACAGTGACATAGCTAAAGTTAAAAATGGTGTAATTTTAGTACCTACAGCAGGCGGTGCTGTTTCTGTGGTTTATAATCTGCCCGGTGTTAATAATCTGAGATTATCTCGGAATACTTTACCAGCTATTTTTTCTGGACAAATTACCAACTGGAATGACCCCAAAATCAAAGCTGATAATCCTAATGTAAATCTACCCAACCAACCAATTAGATTTGCTGTACGTGCTGATGGTAGCGGGACAACTTTTATTTTCACTAACCATTTGAGTGCAATCAGCAGTTACTTTAAAGGTAGAGTTGGAACTGGTACTGCTCCCAAATGGAATTTGCCCAACGTCCTTAGTGGTAAGGGTAATCCAGGTGTAGCTGCTTTAGTAGCTCGTACTCCAGGTGCTATTGGTTATGTAGAATATTCCTACGCTACCCAAAACAAACTGAAATCAGCGCTTCTCCAAAATAAAGCAGGTCAATTTGTTGCTCCTTCTTTGCAGTCTGCAAACGCAGCTTTATCATCTGTGACTTTTCCTGATAATTACCGTGTCTTTGCAGGAGATCCAGCACAAGGTTATCCTATCGTTGGTCTCACCTGGATGATGGTTTATAAACAGTATCCTAATGCTGCCAAAGCTGATGCTGTGAAGAAATGGATTAATTGGGTATTGACTGATGGCCAAAAATTAAATGATGACATGAACTATACGTCAATTCCCCCCGCAGTGACAAATCGGGTATTGCAGACAGTGAATAGTACTGTTAAATAA
- a CDS encoding polysaccharide deacetylase family protein has protein sequence MQLAPLFPFFYRILQPSFPHCLWSGNRYHKAIALTFDDGPHPEYTPQVLAVLDHYNIKASFFWLGACVNRSPAIAKAICDRGHWIGLHGYDHRSFPTLSPNDLQDSLAKTQAAIYNACDLTPEQVCDVRPPNGLFTPQTLQLFLKWNYRPVMWSVVPEDWVRPGVTTVVQRVLKQVQNGSLIVLHDGTCGGQDVAAILKILVPQLLQQGYEFVSVDTLWQAKPNQASFYSQ, from the coding sequence ATGCAGCTAGCGCCCCTGTTCCCGTTTTTTTATCGGATTCTCCAACCGAGTTTTCCTCATTGTCTTTGGAGTGGTAACCGCTATCATAAAGCGATCGCACTCACCTTTGATGATGGCCCCCACCCGGAATACACGCCCCAAGTATTGGCTGTATTAGACCATTACAATATCAAAGCTAGTTTTTTCTGGTTGGGTGCTTGTGTTAACCGTTCCCCGGCTATTGCCAAAGCTATATGCGATCGCGGACACTGGATCGGATTACATGGTTATGATCATCGTTCTTTTCCCACACTTTCGCCCAATGACTTACAAGACAGTTTAGCGAAAACTCAAGCCGCCATTTACAATGCTTGCGACTTGACACCCGAACAAGTCTGTGATGTGCGACCTCCCAACGGTTTATTTACACCCCAAACCTTACAATTATTTCTGAAATGGAATTACCGCCCAGTTATGTGGAGTGTTGTACCAGAAGACTGGGTAAGACCGGGAGTAACCACTGTAGTCCAACGAGTTCTCAAACAAGTCCAGAACGGTTCACTAATTGTTTTGCATGATGGTACTTGTGGTGGACAAGATGTTGCTGCTATATTAAAAATACTGGTTCCGCAATTGCTACAGCAAGGCTATGAATTTGTGAGTGTTGATACTCTGTGGCAGGCAAAACCAAACCAAGCATCATTTTACAGCCAGTAA
- a CDS encoding acyltransferase family protein: MRLSSLDVFRGITIAAMILVNMAGVAGDVYPPLAHADWHGCTPTDLVFPFFLFIVGVAMTFSLSKYTEKVYSRIFRRAAILFALGLLLNGFWNQGIWTFDLSNIRIMGVLQRISLAYLLAAIAILKLPRKAQWILAGVLLIGYWLTMMYVPVPEYGAGVLTREGNFSAYIDRLIIPQVHLYAGDGYQNLGDPEGLFSTIPAVVNVLAGYFTGQWLRNQPVKTRTSIGLGLFGIGCLIIGWAWGWTFPINKKLWTSSYVIFSSGWALLLLAACYELIEVRLIRRWSKAFEIMGLNAIALFTASILLIKILVRTKIGTGENAISTYNWIYQNIFASWAGTLNGSFLFALVTLLFWLAIAYLMYRQNWFLKV; encoded by the coding sequence ATGCGCCTGTCCTCATTAGATGTTTTTCGCGGTATTACCATTGCTGCTATGATTTTAGTCAACATGGCAGGAGTTGCGGGTGATGTATACCCCCCCTTAGCTCATGCAGATTGGCATGGTTGCACACCCACAGACTTAGTATTTCCCTTCTTCCTGTTTATTGTCGGTGTAGCCATGACTTTTTCCTTATCAAAGTATACCGAAAAAGTTTACTCGCGGATCTTCCGCCGTGCCGCCATACTTTTTGCTTTGGGGTTGCTACTGAATGGCTTTTGGAATCAGGGGATTTGGACTTTTGATTTAAGTAATATCCGCATAATGGGAGTATTACAGCGTATAAGTTTGGCATACCTGTTAGCCGCGATCGCAATTCTCAAACTACCACGCAAAGCACAATGGATACTAGCAGGTGTATTACTCATCGGCTATTGGCTAACCATGATGTATGTCCCAGTTCCCGAATATGGCGCAGGTGTACTGACACGAGAAGGTAACTTTAGCGCTTATATTGACCGTTTAATTATTCCCCAAGTCCATTTATATGCAGGTGACGGATATCAAAATTTAGGAGATCCAGAAGGATTATTTAGCACCATTCCCGCCGTTGTCAACGTTCTCGCTGGCTATTTTACAGGGCAATGGCTACGCAACCAACCAGTAAAAACACGCACAAGCATAGGGCTAGGATTATTTGGTATTGGTTGCTTAATTATAGGTTGGGCGTGGGGGTGGACATTCCCCATCAACAAAAAACTCTGGACAAGTTCCTATGTAATCTTCAGCAGTGGTTGGGCTTTACTATTGTTAGCAGCCTGCTATGAACTAATCGAAGTGCGGCTGATACGGCGCTGGAGTAAGGCTTTTGAAATTATGGGATTAAATGCGATCGCACTCTTCACAGCATCCATTTTATTAATTAAAATCTTAGTCAGAACCAAAATCGGCACAGGTGAAAACGCCATCAGCACCTACAACTGGATTTACCAAAACATTTTCGCATCATGGGCGGGTACTTTAAACGGTTCATTCTTATTCGCCCTAGTCACCCTCTTATTCTGGCTAGCAATAGCTTATCTCATGTATCGCCAAAACTGGTTTCTCAAAGTCTAA